Genomic segment of Oscillospiraceae bacterium:
CAATGCGGGGGCTAACGAAAGGTGCCATAGCCATGCCGCCTTTTTTTACATCAAAGTCTACCGCCTTTGTCGGAAACATTTGTGTGCGCCTAAAAAACGTGTCTTTCATAAACGTAGTCATAGGCGGTTGTTGGTCTATCATTCGCATCATAAACCGGGGGTCGTAAATATTTACAGCCATTTCCTCACTCCTCCTTAAATTCGTGTTCCTCTGATAATCATGCCAATTTCCGTCATGCGGCGCATGTGGGTGTCGGCTGTGTCTGTGCCGCCAAAGCGCATAGACCTA
This window contains:
- a CDS encoding major capsid protein → MAVNIYDPRFMMRMIDQQPPMTTFMKDTFFRRTQMFPTKAVDFDVKKGGMAMAPFVSPRI